A window of Cryptomeria japonica chromosome 3, Sugi_1.0, whole genome shotgun sequence contains these coding sequences:
- the LOC131066811 gene encoding protein CURLY FLAG LEAF 1, protein MAVERFEKKPNSWGDDEKKAVELMLGHINNQKKQPTFDLVGRSTKSSPSSPSSSIEFDLLELGQEQFLPSGWEKCLDLKTGEVYYMNSDGLSSKDSSIQNISKFTSIDEEEKVDLKLELSTSNFLKPSRKNTDDNIPEEVDCTMRLVGCPTCLMYFMVPSLDLKCPRCKGSFLLDFHEGD, encoded by the exons ATGGCTGTTGAGAGATTTGAGAAGAAGCCCAATTCATGGGGTGATGATGAGAAGAAAGCAGTAGAGCTTATGCTTGGACATATCAATAACCAGAAAAAACAACCCACTTTTGATCTGGTTGGAAGGAGCACAAAAAGTTCACCATCTTCTCCATCTTCATCAATAGAATTTGATCTCCTGGAATTGGGTCAAGAGCAGTTTCTTCCTTCTGGGTGGGAGAAGTGCTTAGACTTGAAG ACTGGAGAAGTGTATTACATGAATTCAGATGGACTAAGCTCTAAAGACTCTTCAATTCAGAACATATCAAAATTCAcctctattgatgaagaagaaaaggtagACCTGAAATTGGAGTTATCTACCTCAAATTTTCTCAAACCAAGCAGGAAAAACACTGATGATAATATTCCTGAAGAAGTTGACTGCACCATGAGGCTTGTTGGGTGTCCCACATGTTTGATGTATTTCATGGTACCTAGCCTAGATCTCAAATGTCCAAGGTGCAAAGGTTCATTCCTGCTAGATTTTCATGAGGGAGATTAG